The following are from one region of the Natronosporangium hydrolyticum genome:
- a CDS encoding MarR family winged helix-turn-helix transcriptional regulator, translating to MEAELYDDERITAFGLFAEVYTGLVTRFSAQLAEHGLALIEFEVLVRLARTPAQQLRMTELAGQVALTTSGITRVVDRLEREDLVRRRPCPEDRRGSWTALTATGQSRLSAALPDHLALLDRHFTGHFSAAERTQLVVRLREIRDEVHPAARPASPGPQNRTGRTSGRNRDRPGSPPEFPDKSPSTAR from the coding sequence ATGGAAGCCGAGCTGTACGACGACGAGCGAATCACCGCATTCGGCCTCTTCGCGGAGGTCTATACCGGGCTGGTGACCCGCTTCTCGGCGCAGCTGGCTGAGCATGGGCTGGCGCTGATCGAGTTCGAGGTGCTGGTCAGACTGGCCCGCACTCCTGCGCAGCAGCTGCGCATGACCGAGCTGGCCGGCCAGGTGGCGCTCACCACCAGCGGGATCACCCGGGTGGTCGACCGACTCGAACGCGAGGACCTGGTTCGTCGCCGGCCCTGCCCCGAAGACCGGCGCGGCTCCTGGACGGCGCTCACCGCCACCGGCCAAAGCCGGCTCAGTGCGGCCCTCCCCGACCACCTGGCCCTGCTGGATCGGCACTTCACCGGCCACTTCTCGGCGGCGGAGCGGACCCAGCTGGTGGTCCGGCTCCGGGAGATCCGCGACGAGGTCCATCCCGCTGCCCGACCCGCCTCGCCCGGACCACAGAACCGGACCGGCAGAACCAGCGGCAGAAACCGTGACCGACCCGGGAGTCCGCCGGAGTTTCCCGACAAATCACCCAGCACTGCTCGCTAG
- a CDS encoding endo-1,4-beta-xylanase, which yields MRRRGTVATIGVLGLLGTGLAGVPAGSALAETPDPEVVVLASDFEDDATDGWFGRGDAEVEISTAQAHTGAASLLTTGRDADWHGPGRDLREILQPDITYQVEAYVRLADADAADLHLTVQRRPAGGDTEYERVDSDVVATGDEWVRLAGSYQFSSSVNDELELYVESPDQTVSFYLDDVRITTTELPDQVLIGTDFESGTTEGWVARDTEQVEAVQGVAASGEWSLGVRERDETWHGPALDVTEYVTPGASYGISAALRLADGEDPASLRLSLQTDADGDSSFTNLTPNATVTADEWTTVSAVWTPAGEADAFTIYAESNEALVDFHLDDFVLTGVTPPEVEDISSLHEELAEHFPLGAAIDARETSDPSAELLLRHFDGITAENHMKPEEIQPVEGTFTFDAADELVAFADDHDLRVYGHTLVWHSQTADWVFEDADGNPLTDSPEHQQLLLDRMQTHIEAVAERYGDRMWAWDVVNEAIDESQDDGLRRSEWYRILGPDYLAHAFHFARDAFGPDVQLYLNDYNTEFPAKREAMFQVVSDLLDAGVPLDGVGHQLHLNLVRPVAMVEDTLERFRELPVQQAVTELDVSISQTAEESLPTAPPERLVRQGYYFRDLFDVLRAYDDVLTQVTAWGLHDGRSWLRTWPVDRPHEAPLFFDDQLQSKPAYWGVVDPDQLPHFPQSLNVPGDTVEVDGERELGWQLLPDTALTPGGETGFQVRWDTEHLYVLAEVTDEVADSGDRVELYVDDSNAKAGDYQEGDAHYTVERDGTVTGDGAVAEVLATDTGYQLEAALPLVTDGEQGREVGFDIRVTDGATGEQLSWSDQSHEQDSDTSRWGTLSLIEPLRHVDVPFADTAPVIDGEIDPVWETAPSVATEVLVEGSADGAQAEVRLLWDDDRLYLLAEVADPHLDASNSNSWEQDSIEIFVDPNNTKSGPYQADDGQYRINFENHQTINGMLDVIGDNLTSETAVVDGGYRIEASVELNTMEPEPGSFVGLELQINDATDGSRTSVHNWHDPTGQSYQDTSRWGVARLVAADDGGPDCDRTIDGRHTGPLTVSGETLCLTEGAEVFGPLTVRDGGSLIATGAVVRGPVSVTDAVVVQWDDTEVSGPVTIAGATGLVELAGNRIAGPVTVAGNQTGAEPIVISGNTITGLLHCRGNDPAPVDGGVPNSGHGPRSGQCAGW from the coding sequence ATGAGACGCAGGGGGACCGTAGCCACCATCGGCGTGCTCGGTCTGCTGGGGACGGGATTAGCGGGGGTGCCGGCCGGTTCCGCGCTCGCCGAGACTCCTGACCCCGAGGTAGTGGTACTGGCCAGCGACTTCGAGGACGACGCGACGGACGGCTGGTTCGGCCGGGGCGACGCCGAAGTCGAGATCAGCACCGCCCAAGCACACACCGGAGCAGCGAGCCTGCTCACCACCGGCCGCGACGCCGACTGGCACGGGCCCGGCCGGGACCTGCGGGAAATCCTGCAGCCCGACATCACCTACCAGGTCGAGGCGTACGTGCGGTTGGCCGACGCGGACGCGGCCGACCTGCACCTGACCGTGCAACGGCGACCCGCCGGCGGCGACACCGAGTATGAGCGGGTGGACTCCGACGTCGTAGCCACCGGCGACGAGTGGGTGCGCCTCGCCGGCAGCTACCAGTTCAGCAGCTCGGTCAACGACGAGCTCGAACTCTATGTGGAGAGCCCGGACCAGACCGTCTCGTTCTACCTGGACGACGTCCGGATCACCACCACCGAACTGCCCGACCAGGTGTTGATCGGCACCGACTTCGAGAGCGGCACCACCGAGGGTTGGGTGGCGCGCGACACCGAGCAGGTCGAGGCCGTGCAGGGCGTCGCCGCCAGCGGCGAGTGGAGCCTGGGCGTGCGCGAACGCGACGAAACCTGGCACGGCCCGGCGCTCGACGTCACCGAGTATGTGACCCCGGGGGCCAGCTACGGCATCTCCGCCGCGCTGCGGCTCGCCGATGGCGAAGACCCAGCCAGCCTGCGGCTCAGCCTGCAGACCGACGCCGATGGCGACTCCAGCTTCACCAACCTCACCCCGAACGCGACGGTCACCGCAGACGAGTGGACCACCGTCAGCGCGGTCTGGACTCCCGCGGGGGAGGCGGACGCGTTCACCATCTACGCCGAGTCCAACGAGGCGCTGGTCGACTTCCATCTCGACGACTTCGTCCTCACCGGGGTGACCCCGCCGGAGGTCGAAGACATCTCGTCGCTGCATGAGGAGCTCGCCGAGCACTTCCCGCTCGGCGCCGCGATCGATGCCCGGGAGACCAGCGACCCCTCGGCGGAGCTGCTGCTGCGACACTTCGACGGGATCACCGCCGAGAACCACATGAAGCCGGAGGAGATCCAGCCGGTCGAGGGCACCTTCACCTTCGACGCGGCCGACGAACTGGTCGCCTTCGCCGACGACCATGACCTGCGGGTATACGGGCACACGCTGGTGTGGCACAGCCAGACCGCGGACTGGGTCTTCGAGGATGCCGATGGCAACCCGCTGACCGACAGCCCGGAGCACCAGCAGCTGCTGCTGGACCGGATGCAGACCCACATCGAGGCGGTCGCCGAGCGCTACGGCGACCGGATGTGGGCCTGGGACGTGGTCAATGAGGCGATCGACGAGAGTCAGGACGACGGGCTCCGGCGCAGTGAGTGGTACCGGATCCTCGGACCGGATTACCTTGCCCACGCGTTCCACTTCGCCCGGGATGCCTTCGGCCCGGACGTGCAGCTCTACCTCAACGACTACAACACCGAGTTCCCGGCCAAGCGGGAAGCCATGTTCCAGGTGGTCTCCGACCTGCTCGACGCGGGAGTTCCGCTCGACGGGGTGGGGCACCAGCTGCACCTGAACCTGGTCCGGCCGGTCGCCATGGTGGAAGACACCCTGGAACGCTTCCGGGAACTTCCGGTGCAGCAGGCCGTCACCGAGCTGGACGTCAGCATCTCCCAGACCGCCGAGGAGTCGCTGCCGACCGCGCCGCCGGAGCGGCTGGTCCGGCAGGGGTACTACTTCCGGGATCTGTTCGACGTGCTCCGGGCCTACGACGATGTGTTGACCCAGGTCACCGCCTGGGGCCTGCACGACGGCCGGAGCTGGCTGCGGACCTGGCCGGTGGACCGGCCACACGAGGCGCCGCTCTTCTTCGACGACCAGCTGCAGTCCAAGCCGGCGTACTGGGGTGTGGTCGATCCGGACCAGCTGCCCCACTTCCCGCAGTCGCTGAATGTCCCCGGGGACACCGTCGAGGTGGACGGGGAGCGGGAACTCGGTTGGCAGCTGCTACCGGACACGGCGTTGACGCCCGGCGGCGAGACTGGATTCCAGGTCCGGTGGGACACCGAGCACCTGTACGTGCTGGCGGAGGTGACCGACGAGGTGGCCGACTCGGGTGACCGGGTGGAGCTGTACGTCGATGACAGCAACGCCAAGGCCGGCGACTACCAGGAAGGTGACGCCCACTACACGGTCGAACGGGACGGCACGGTAACCGGGGACGGCGCGGTGGCCGAGGTGCTGGCGACCGACACCGGATACCAGCTGGAGGCGGCGCTGCCGCTGGTTACCGATGGCGAGCAGGGCCGGGAGGTCGGCTTCGACATCCGGGTCACCGACGGGGCCACCGGCGAGCAGCTCTCGTGGAGCGACCAGAGCCACGAACAGGACAGCGACACCTCCCGGTGGGGGACGCTGAGCCTGATCGAGCCGTTGCGGCACGTGGACGTGCCGTTCGCCGACACCGCGCCGGTGATCGACGGTGAGATCGACCCGGTCTGGGAGACCGCGCCGAGCGTGGCTACCGAGGTGCTGGTGGAGGGCTCGGCCGACGGCGCCCAGGCGGAGGTACGGCTGCTGTGGGACGACGACCGGCTCTACCTGCTCGCGGAGGTGGCCGATCCACACCTGGACGCCAGCAACTCCAACTCCTGGGAGCAGGACTCGATCGAGATCTTCGTGGACCCCAACAACACGAAGAGCGGTCCCTACCAGGCCGACGACGGCCAGTACCGGATCAACTTCGAGAATCACCAGACCATCAACGGCATGCTCGATGTGATCGGGGACAACCTGACCAGCGAGACCGCCGTGGTCGACGGTGGCTACCGGATCGAGGCGTCGGTCGAGCTGAACACGATGGAGCCCGAGCCCGGCTCGTTCGTGGGTCTGGAACTGCAGATCAACGACGCCACCGACGGGTCGCGGACCTCGGTGCACAACTGGCACGACCCGACCGGCCAGTCCTACCAGGACACCTCCCGGTGGGGGGTGGCCAGGCTGGTGGCGGCCGACGACGGCGGGCCGGACTGCGACCGGACGATCGATGGCCGGCACACCGGGCCGCTGACCGTATCCGGGGAGACGCTCTGCCTCACCGAGGGTGCGGAGGTCTTCGGTCCGCTGACGGTACGGGACGGCGGGTCGCTGATCGCGACCGGTGCGGTGGTGCGTGGTCCGGTGTCGGTGACCGATGCCGTGGTGGTGCAGTGGGACGACACCGAGGTCAGCGGACCGGTGACGATCGCGGGCGCCACCGGACTGGTCGAGCTGGCCGGCAACCGGATCGCCGGGCCGGTGACGGTGGCCGGTAACCAGACCGGTGCCGAGCCGATCGTGATCTCCGGGAACACCATTACCGGGCTGCTGCACTGCCGTGGGAATGACCCGGCACCGGTCGATGGCGGGGTGCCCAACTCCGGGCACGGGCCGCGCTCGGGCCAGTGCGCGGGATGGTAG
- a CDS encoding PLP-dependent aminotransferase family protein, which produces MTSTISFARGAPSTDIVDVAGLSEAATEAFAADPAGMVGYGTSLGYLPLRQWLAQRHGVAVDQVLITNGSMQADAFLFDQVVGEGTDVVVERPTYDRTLLRLTGSGARVHQVTLQADGIDVAELKSLLASGVRPRLAHIIPNYHNPGGVTLSLAKRHELLALAAEYGFTIFEDDPYVEIRFRGEPLPSMLSLDQHGSVVHASSFTKTVCPGVRVGYLVAPAETIAAIAAAATQTYISPGMVAQAIVYHFCVSGRWERSIETVRTALARRSALLADELRKQLPEAKFQEPDGGYFLWIDLPGDVPADRLVAACADRGVAVVKGSDFLLSGGDTSLRLAYSAVTEDQIPEGVERLAAAVHEVRR; this is translated from the coding sequence ATGACTTCGACGATCTCGTTCGCCCGTGGTGCCCCGTCGACCGACATCGTTGACGTAGCCGGACTCTCCGAGGCGGCTACCGAGGCGTTCGCCGCCGACCCGGCCGGCATGGTCGGCTACGGCACGTCGCTGGGCTACCTGCCGTTGCGGCAGTGGCTCGCCCAACGACACGGAGTCGCCGTCGACCAGGTGCTGATCACCAACGGGTCGATGCAGGCCGACGCGTTCCTCTTCGACCAGGTGGTGGGCGAGGGGACCGACGTGGTGGTGGAGCGCCCGACCTACGACCGCACCCTGCTCCGGCTGACCGGGTCCGGGGCCCGGGTCCACCAGGTCACCCTGCAGGCGGACGGGATCGACGTCGCCGAGCTGAAGTCGCTGCTCGCCAGCGGGGTCCGGCCACGCCTCGCCCATATTATTCCGAACTACCACAATCCTGGCGGAGTGACGCTCTCGCTGGCCAAGCGCCACGAACTGCTGGCGCTCGCGGCCGAGTACGGGTTCACCATCTTCGAGGACGACCCGTACGTCGAGATCCGGTTCCGGGGCGAGCCGTTGCCCTCGATGCTCTCGCTCGACCAGCACGGATCGGTGGTGCACGCCTCCAGCTTCACCAAGACCGTCTGCCCCGGCGTCCGGGTCGGCTACCTGGTGGCGCCGGCCGAGACGATCGCCGCGATCGCCGCGGCGGCGACCCAGACCTACATCTCGCCCGGCATGGTGGCGCAGGCGATCGTCTATCACTTCTGTGTCTCCGGCCGGTGGGAACGGTCGATCGAGACCGTCCGGACGGCGCTGGCGCGCCGGTCGGCCCTGCTCGCCGATGAGCTGCGCAAGCAGCTACCGGAGGCCAAGTTCCAGGAGCCGGACGGGGGCTACTTCCTGTGGATCGACCTACCGGGCGACGTGCCGGCCGATCGGCTGGTAGCGGCCTGCGCCGACCGCGGCGTGGCGGTGGTGAAGGGCAGCGACTTCCTGCTCTCCGGTGGGGACACCTCGCTACGCCTCGCCTACTCGGCGGTTACTGAGGATCAAATCCCGGAGGGCGTCGAGCGACTCGCGGCAGCCGTCCACGAAGTACGGCGCTGA
- a CDS encoding rhomboid family intramembrane serine protease has product MSQPTIPVCYRHPSRETYLRCSRCDRPICPSCMNDAAVGHHCPDCVAEGRRSQRSARTAFGGTQAGRHGHVTIALIALNVAVAAMVLVIGGTQSAAAGGWGGLLGGLTPAHLWGGLQPGPQIWTEIVGDRLLRGTGGVAEGEYYRLLTSMFLHYGVFHLALNMFALWVVGGVLEPLLGRLRFLALYLVSGIGGGVATYLFASMGTVAAGASGAVFGLFAAFFIIMRRLGRDTSMITMILVVNLILTFVIPQISIWGHLGGLVTGGLVALGLAYAPRQHRNPIQLATIVGIVVVLTALTITRTLLLT; this is encoded by the coding sequence GTGAGCCAGCCGACCATCCCGGTCTGTTACCGGCACCCGTCGCGCGAGACCTACCTGCGGTGCAGCCGCTGCGACCGCCCGATCTGCCCGTCGTGCATGAACGACGCGGCGGTCGGTCACCACTGCCCGGACTGCGTCGCCGAGGGGCGGCGCAGCCAACGCTCCGCTCGCACCGCCTTCGGCGGCACCCAGGCCGGCAGGCACGGGCACGTCACCATCGCGCTGATCGCGCTCAACGTCGCGGTCGCCGCGATGGTGCTGGTGATCGGAGGCACCCAGTCCGCTGCCGCGGGCGGCTGGGGCGGCCTACTCGGTGGGCTGACCCCTGCCCACCTATGGGGTGGTCTACAGCCCGGCCCACAGATCTGGACCGAGATCGTCGGGGACCGGCTGCTGCGGGGCACCGGTGGGGTCGCCGAGGGCGAGTATTACCGCCTGCTCACCTCGATGTTCCTGCACTACGGCGTGTTCCACCTGGCGCTCAACATGTTCGCACTGTGGGTGGTCGGCGGGGTGCTGGAACCCCTACTCGGGCGGCTCCGGTTCCTGGCCCTCTACCTGGTCTCCGGGATCGGCGGCGGGGTGGCGACCTACCTGTTCGCGAGCATGGGCACCGTCGCGGCGGGCGCGTCCGGCGCGGTGTTCGGGCTGTTCGCGGCCTTCTTCATCATCATGCGCCGGCTCGGCCGGGACACGTCGATGATCACCATGATCCTGGTGGTCAACTTGATCCTCACCTTCGTGATCCCGCAGATCTCGATCTGGGGCCACCTGGGCGGGTTGGTAACCGGCGGGTTGGTGGCGCTGGGGCTCGCCTACGCACCCCGACAACACCGCAACCCGATCCAGCTCGCCACCATCGTCGGGATCGTGGTCGTGCTCACCGCGCTGACCATCACCCGCACCCTGCTGCTGACCTAA
- a CDS encoding PH domain-containing protein has protein sequence MTTLQRDWRVPRKVPIGKLVVAALLAAVAAPGVLASGQWWQYALAIAAVVGLIGWAARDLIAPVRLTADPDGLTMLSGFARQHRVTWSEVERIRVDARRHSRMLEVDTGEQLYLFSRYDLDADLDEVVAELTSIRAEARP, from the coding sequence GTGACGACGTTGCAGCGCGACTGGCGGGTGCCGCGCAAGGTGCCGATCGGAAAGCTGGTGGTCGCGGCGCTGCTAGCGGCGGTGGCGGCGCCCGGCGTGCTCGCCAGCGGCCAATGGTGGCAGTACGCCCTCGCCATCGCCGCAGTGGTCGGGCTGATCGGTTGGGCCGCCCGCGACCTGATCGCACCGGTACGGCTCACCGCCGACCCGGACGGTCTCACCATGCTCTCCGGCTTCGCCCGCCAGCACCGGGTGACGTGGTCCGAGGTCGAACGGATCCGGGTCGATGCCCGGCGTCACTCCCGGATGCTGGAGGTGGACACTGGCGAGCAGCTCTACCTGTTCAGCCGGTACGACCTCGACGCCGACCTGGACGAGGTGGTCGCTGAGCTCACCTCGATCCGAGCCGAAGCCCGCCCCTAG
- a CDS encoding acetyl-CoA C-acyltransferase, whose protein sequence is MRDAVIVAAVRTPVGRRKGGLAQRHPVDLSGELLGALAARGGFDPVAVDDVIWGCVGQVGEQSNNVGRSAVLAAGWPESVAGTTVDRQCGSSQQAVHFAAAAVISGQADLVVAGGVESMTRVPMGANVADQQPFGADIRARYRGADGFDSDAVVPFNQGVGAEMIAARWRLPRTQLDEFALGSHQRAAAAQDQGEFAAEIAPVAGVTDDEGIRRDSSLAKLGELATPFDPKGVVTAGSASQISDGAAALAITTSDWALAHGLRPLARIHTAVVAADDPVIMLTAVLPATAKALQRSGLRLSDIDVYEVNEAFAPVPLAWLAETGGDPARLNPRGGAIALGHPLGASGARLMTTLLHYLRDHELRYGLQTMCEGGGMANATILERLD, encoded by the coding sequence ATGCGAGATGCGGTGATCGTCGCAGCGGTGCGCACGCCGGTCGGGCGCCGTAAGGGCGGGCTGGCGCAGCGGCACCCGGTGGACCTCTCCGGGGAGCTGCTCGGCGCGCTCGCCGCGCGTGGCGGGTTCGATCCGGTCGCTGTCGACGACGTGATCTGGGGCTGCGTCGGGCAGGTCGGCGAACAGTCGAACAATGTCGGCCGCAGCGCCGTGCTCGCCGCGGGCTGGCCGGAGTCGGTCGCCGGCACGACCGTCGACCGCCAGTGCGGCTCCAGCCAGCAGGCGGTCCACTTCGCCGCCGCCGCGGTGATCTCCGGCCAGGCCGATCTAGTGGTGGCGGGCGGAGTCGAGTCCATGACCCGGGTGCCGATGGGCGCCAACGTGGCCGACCAGCAGCCCTTTGGAGCCGACATCCGGGCCCGCTACCGGGGCGCCGACGGGTTCGACAGCGACGCGGTGGTGCCCTTTAATCAGGGGGTCGGTGCGGAGATGATCGCCGCCCGGTGGCGGCTGCCGCGCACCCAACTGGACGAGTTCGCGCTCGGCAGCCACCAGCGGGCCGCGGCGGCGCAGGATCAGGGTGAGTTCGCCGCCGAGATCGCCCCGGTCGCCGGGGTCACCGACGATGAGGGCATCCGCCGGGACTCTTCGCTGGCGAAGCTCGGTGAGCTGGCAACCCCGTTCGACCCGAAAGGGGTGGTGACCGCCGGCTCGGCCTCCCAGATCTCCGACGGCGCCGCGGCGCTCGCGATCACTACCAGCGACTGGGCGCTGGCGCACGGGCTGCGGCCGCTGGCCCGGATCCACACCGCGGTGGTCGCCGCCGACGACCCGGTGATCATGCTGACCGCGGTGCTGCCGGCGACCGCGAAGGCCCTGCAACGGTCCGGCCTGCGCCTCTCCGACATCGACGTCTACGAGGTGAACGAGGCGTTCGCGCCGGTGCCGCTGGCGTGGCTGGCCGAGACCGGCGGCGACCCCGCCCGCCTCAACCCGCGCGGTGGCGCGATCGCGCTCGGCCATCCGCTGGGAGCCTCCGGCGCCCGGCTGATGACCACCCTGCTGCACTACCTACGGGATCACGAGCTGCGGTACGGGCTGCAGACGATGTGCGAGGGCGGCGGCATGGCCAACGCCACGATCCTCGAACGACTCGACTGA